TTGCAAAACTGATCATCATTACCGGTTTGCTCCCGATCTTCACTTTTGAGAAAGTAGAAGGTAAGATGTTCTCTCCGCTGGCATGGACCTTAGGCTTTGCCCTCTTAGGTGCGCTGATACTCACGTTCACGCTGGTGCCTGCACTGGCAAGTGTGCTGCTGCGTAAAAACGTAAAAGAGAAAAATAATTTCTTCCTGTCGTTTGTACACCGTAATACCATTGGCTTATTCAATACCTTCTTCAAACGCAGACACGTGGTATTTCCGGCTGCATTGGTGATATTGATATCCGGGCTCTATTGTTTCCGTTTCCTGGGAACAGAGTTCCTGCCGCAGCTCAATGAAGGCGCCATTTATATCCGCGCTACCGGTCCGCTCAGTACTTCGCTGGATGAATCTGTGAAACTGGCCAATGAAATGCGCCGTAAAATCCTGCAGTTCCCTGAAGTAAAACAGGTGATGTCGCAAACCGGCCGTCCGAATGATGGTACCGATGCTACCGGCTTCTATAATATAGAATTCCACGTAGACATCTACCCGCAGAAAGAGTGGGCCAGCCATCTCAGCAAGGAACAGCTCATCGAGAAGATGCAGCAGCGGTTGGGCATCTTCCCGGGTATCACGCTCAACTTCTCCCAGCCGATCATGGATAACGTGGAAGAAGCGGTGTCCGGTGTAAAAGGCTCGCTGGTAGTGAAGTTGTTTGGAGATGATTTTAAAATAGTAGAAGATAAAGAAGAACAGATTGAAAGAATCCTCAAAACGGTACATGGTATTGAAGATCTGGGTATCCTCCGGAACCTTGGTCAGCCGGAGCTGAGAATTAATCTGAACCAGCAGAAGATGGCCCTGTATGGTGTTACCACAGAAGATGCCAACTCGGTTATTGAAATGGCTATTGGTGGTAAAGCCGCTACCCGCATCTACGAAGGGGAAAAATATTTCGATCTGCGTATCCGTTATCCGGAAAGCTTCCGTGAAGATGAAACCGCAATCGGTAACCTCACCGTACCTACGCTGCGCGGTAATAAAATACCACTGAAAGAAATTGCCGACATCCAGCATATTGTAGGACCAAGCATGATTTACAGGGATAAGCATATGCGTTATGGCGCCATCAAGTTCTCTGTGCGTGACAGGGACCTTGGAAGTACCATCGCAGAAGCACAGCAGAAAGTAGCTGCGCAGATCTCGCTGCCTAAAGGCTATACGCTGGAATGGGCGGGCGACTTCGAAAACCAGGAACGTGCTACCAAACGGTTAAGCCAGGTGGTGCCTATCAGCTTATTGCTGATCTTCCTGATCCTGTTCATACTTTTCGGAAAGGTAAAAGACTCGCTGCTGGTATTGGGGAACGTACCATTCGCGATCATCGGTGGTATCTTCTCGCTGTGGATGACAGGTACCAACTTCAGTATCTCCGCAGGTATCGGCTTCATTGCCTTATTTGGTATATGTGTGCAGAACGGGGTGATATTGCTGTCTAAATTCAAGACCAATATCCGGACTTTATCCGACCCTACAGATCAGGGCCTGGCACTGGCGATACATGAAGGGGTGGAAGCCCGTATCCGTCCGGTGGTCATGACAGCCATGATGGCGGCAATTGGCTTGCTGCCGGCAGCTACCAGCATGGGAATAGGAAGTGAAACCGCGAGGCCGCTGGCCCGCGTGGTAATCGGTGGTCTGATCACAGATACCTTCTTCAACCTGTTCATCTTCCCGATCATTTTCTATTGGTCATATAGAAGAATGGTTACAAAGAAAGCATAATTGTTAGTGTTAAATAGATAGAAGGGGTTGCCTGGTAAAACCAGACAGCCCCTTCTCCTTTTAAGAGAAGGGGCTGTTGTCTTATTTGTATCTACCTGAAAAAATAAAATTATTTTTCTGTTGGCTGGTCGGGGGCAGCTTTTACTACTTTCACTTTCTTCTCATCAGTACCCAGTAAAATGGCCCATGGATGAAGCGCGTCAATACTCTCACAGATAATTTTAATCATAGCGATTACCGGAATGGCAAGGAACATTCCGGGTACGCCCCATAACATATTTCCCAGCAACACGCCCATAATCGTTACGAGTGCATTGATTTTTACTTTAGAACCTACGATGCTCGGGAAGAGGATGTTACTGTCTACCAGGTGTACAAGGAATAAACCGATAGCTACCTGCAGGGCAGATATAGGCGTGGAGGTAGCCAGTGTAACGACGGTACAGAGCAGCAGGGCCATAAATATCCCGAAATAGGGGATCAGGTTGAAAATGGCCGCCATCATACCTAACAGTAACGCATACTTTACACCCAGGATGGCAAACATGCTGCAATTGACGATGGCTACTACCACCATTTCAATCATCAGGCCACCTACATAGCTTTTGATGATCAGTCGGGTACGGTTTACGACGTCCATCAGGGTTTCCTTGTGTTTTTCCTCAAACAGTGAAACGAGGAACCTTACCAGCAGCCGGCGATATACCAACATGAAGAAGGTATATAGCATCACGAAGACAATGAATATGAATAGGGAAGATACCGACAGCAGGGTAGTGCTGATAAAACTGGTAGCGGTACCCAGCGTGCTTACTGCCAGCTTTTCCAGGTACGACATCTGCGTGGTGCTGTTGATATGGAATTCATTATTAATCCACTTTTGCAGAGAGTCGATGGTGGTCATCAGTTTGGATTCCAGTGTAGGAAGATCAGTTATGAAAGACTGCATTTGTCTTGTCAGTAACGTTATTATAGATGCCAGTATGATGATGAACAATAACAGGGAGATAAGTGCGGCCAGGCCTCTGGGGAAGCGCAGGCGTTCCAGGAATACTGCTACCGGTAGCAGCATAATGGAAATCAGAAAGGCAAACAATAATGGGATAATGATTTCACTTCCACCTCTGGCAATGGTTACGATCAGGAAAAATGATAGTAACGTTAAAGCCAGTTTGGCATAAAAGGGTAATTTTAATTCATTCATGCAGAATAGTATTTATTCAAATTTATTAAAAATCAATTTCTTTTGCATTAAGATTTATGTAATTCCGCGAACGGTAACAGATCCTTCCCCTTGTTTTATATTTTGTACCTATCTGAATAAAACCCTTTAGAAATGAAAAAGTTAATGACCCTGTTGCTCTTGTTTGCTTGTCTGGCAGGCATGGCACAAGTTAAAAAATCCCCGACAGATACCTTACCTGTAAGAGGCTTTTGTATTGGCGCTCCTGCTACGGACCGGCTGGATGCCTTCATAAAATTTATCGGCGAAGAGCTGGCGCCACGCAATATCAATACCCTGATATTGCGTATAGACTATAATTACCAGTTTAAGTCACATCCGGAGCTGGCAGATAACAATGCACTTTCGCAGGCGCAGGTAAAGCAGCTGGTAGCTATTTGCAAAAAGCACCAGATCCGGCTGATTCCGCAGATCAATCTGCTGGGGCATCAGTCGTGGGCTGGCCATATCGGTAACCTGCTCCGTGTTTACCCGGAATTTGATGAAACACCGTGGGTAAAGATGCCGGCAGATTACAAGTGGCCAAATCCTGATGGACTTTATTGCAAGAGTTATTGTCCATTGCATCCGGGGGTACATAAAATAGTTTTTGACCTGGTAGATGAGATCTGTGACGCCTTTGAAACCGATGCCTTTCATGCGGGGATGGATGAGGTATTTTATATAGGAGAAGCGCAATGTCCGCGTTGTGGAGGCCGTGATAAGGCGGAATTATACGCCGGTGAAGTATGGACCCTTCGCAACCATCTTGCTGCTAAGGGGCGTCAGTTATGGATCTGGGGCGACAGGTTAATTGATGGTAAGGAAACCGGTCTTGGTGCCTGGGAGGCCAGTATGAATAATACATCCAGGGCGGTGGACCTGGTACCAAAAGATATTATGGTTTGTGACTGGCATTATGAGCGCCCGGATAAAACGCCGGTATATTTTGCGATGAAGGGAATACATGTAATTACGTGTCCGTGGCGTATGCCGGACAATGCATTAATTCAATTGCAGGATATGTATGATTTCCGTAAGAGTGCTACTAAAGAGATGAAGCCTCGTTTTGAGGGGATGATGCAAACGGTTTGGTCGGATGCGGGATCTTTCCTGGACGAATTTTACGGAATTGCCAGGAAAGACAATAACGGTGCCGCCGCTACGAAGCCGCCGACCAATAATACCGCGTCGAATTGTTTCCGGGCAGTATTTCCTAAATGATCAGTAATGTTTTCGTAGCAGTGGGATGTAGATCTCACAATAGTTTGTCGTGGAGAGGGATATAAAGAAGTGATTGCCACTCATTTTGAATATCCCTTCCATGCAACACCTGGTAATAAATTCATACATCGGTAATCCTGCAGTGGCGAAATCCATGGGTACCGGCAGTTTCAGGTAAGCACCACCGGGGATACGTTTGTAAAGGAAACCGGGGAAGGTGGTGTTTAGCTGTGTATGTGCCTTTAATGCGCTTGCAGGGATGGCCAGGCCGGCATACATGGATAGTTTTTCGTAGTCAGTGACCGGAATGGAATCCAGGGTGCCTGTGATGATGCGGCTGTCCTGGAGGTCGTAGAGGGTACGTGTTTTTTGAAAGATACTTACAAAGTGGGTCATTCTGGCCACCATGGCCCCGATGGGATCTGAGCCCCGTGAAATCAGGGAATAGTAGAGAATTGTTTCCGGCAGTACGATTTTCTCACATCTGTCGTAGGTGAAGAAGTTGGAGAGGGGCGTGTTGCCGGTGACGTGGGTAATTGTTTCAGTAATGTCCAGGGTTCTCTTTTCGTTGGGGAGAACGGCAATTTTTTTGAATTGCATGGGGGAAACTGAAAAGTGTTGTTTGAAGGCTTTGCTGAGGGCGGCGATGGTGGCGTAACCGCACATTTCTGCGATTTCGCTGATGTTGTAGCCGCTGTGTCTTAGCAATCCTGCTGCCAGTTCGAGGCGATGTCTTTTTACGTAGTGCCAGAAGGGTTCGCCCATGACGGCTACGAAATTGTGATAGAAATACGAATAGGAAATACCCAGGCGTTCGGATACATCTTTGATGCCGAATGGTTCACCCACGTTGTCGTCGGCAAAGCACATACCCTGTAATGCCAGGTTTTCCAGCTGTTCTCTGTTGAGACTGGAGGATTTAGACATAATAACCTATTTAGGTTGTTTCATGGGATTTAGTGAAGCTCAATTTTGGTCCTACGGCTTACATTCTTACAATATAAATAAAATATTTTTTTCAATAATTATAATTTTAATATTCTTACGATCGATTTGATAACCAATATATTATAATAATCTGGGGAGATAGAATTTGATTTTCGGGAGATAAAAATGGCGGGAAAATCAAAAAAAGCTAAAATGGACAAATCAGAATGAGAATGATGTGATAATTTTAATCAACAGCCACCCTGCGTGTAATTGGTCCTACGGCGGGCGTTGAAAAACGGATTTTAACCTGTTATAGATTGTCGTTCGTCATGTGGAATTATTCCCGACGGAAATATTCATCATTTTATCATCGTGTATAATTATTAATCCCTTGTTAGTTCGAATCTCCATCAAAACAATGGTCCTATCGGCCCTGTATTGGGGTTGTACCGGCCGCAATGCCATGGCAGCCACGGTATCTTCGTCCGGAGGTCCGATAACTGCAGTACCCTGGATGATAGTACTGGGAGCAGTTATTGTGGCTTTGGTGCTGGTTATTTATATGGGCTGGCTGATAGTGGGAAAGATAGGGCGCGAATTACAGGTAGCGAATGTTCATTTGCTGCAATCAGAGATGAAGGAGATGAGCTTAATGCAACGTATACACGAAGCAACGGAGCGGTATCGTAAACTGGAGCAGGAGCTTCACCAGACCCAGTACGAGTTACGCATGGCCAGAGGAAAGGCCTGAAATTTACTTTCATATTTGACTGATATTGTTATATTTACAATATGCAAGTCGTTTTTCAGATTACATCAGAGGAATTATCTGCTAAAAAAGCTATGCTAGGCCAGATCAATAATCTGCTGGATTATTGTCATACCAACGATAAACGTGTAGTCGTGGAAGTAGCCGTGCATGGAAAAGCCTATGGATTATTATTACAGCAGGAAAACCCGTTACTGGAGCCAGTGAATACCCTTGCCGCGCGGTCTGTGCGTTGGTTGATCTGCCACAATACCATGAAAAGTCACCATTTAAAGGAAACCGATCTGCCGGAATATGCTACCATTATTCCTTCGGCAGTAGCTCATCTTATAGAAAGGCAACTGGAAGGATGGGCATACATTAAATGTTAATGTAATTCTTTATGGATGAATTGTTTTATTAGTTTATTTTTACATTTTAATTATTAATATTTGTACGGTATAACGTGCATACATACACGTTGGCCTGCTTTATACCAAATAAAACAAGCGGAATTACGTTAATAGATGAATTCGATGTTATACCGGACTAACCTCTTAAAAACAGACACCTTGAAAATCAGAAAATCTACCGGAATACTATTGTTATTTCTGGCAATTCCTTTTATCAGCTTAGCGCAGGACTGGCATGTGGGCGCTTTTCTGGGAATCAGCAATTATAGCGGAGATCTCGTACAGCAGAAGGTAGACATGAGATACACCCGACCCGCGCTGGGGATTCTGTTAAGAAAAGACTTTAACCGATATTTTTCTCTGCGTGGCGCCATTACCTATGGTACCGCAACCGGCGCCGATAGTACCAACGCCAGCAAAGCTTTGCAGGCGCGTAACCTGAGCTTCCGCAGCCGTATTATTGAATTTGCATTGATTGGTGAACTGAACTTCCTGGATATAGATGAAAAAGGCTGGACCCCATATGTATTTGCCGGTGTAGCTGGTTTTGGATTTGATCCGATGGCCAAAGACAAGTCAGGCAACTGGGTGCGTTTACGCCGCCTGGGTACAGAAGGACAGGGCCTTCCACAATATCCGAACCGCTTACCTTATGACCTCTTTACCTGGTCATTTCCTTTCGGTGCCGGCTTTAAAGTATTGCTGAGCGACAGATGGACTTTAGGCCTGGAAGTTGGTTTCCGCCCTACAGCGACCGACTACCTGGATGATGTGAGCAAAACCTATGTAGACCAGAATACCTTGCTGGCCTATCGTGGACAGGCTTCTGTGGATATGGCCTACAGAGGGGATGAAGTAACCGGAAAAAATGTAACACCGGGTACTTATCCTATGGATGGCACCAAAAGAGGTTCCGATAAATATAAAGACTGGTACGGATTCTCCGGCTTTACAATTACCTATCGCCTGGGCAACAATGGTAACCCATGGGGTAAAGTTAAAGCAACCCGTTGTCCGCGCTGGTAAAAAAATATATATTATAATGGCACAATGTTTAGTATAACTTGCTGATATTCAAGTACTCAACAAAGTACATTCATAAAGGGAAAGCTGTCTCATTATTTGAGACAGCTTTTTTTATGCGCTGGAAAATTAGAACAAGATTAAATTTTAAATCCTATGAAGCTGAATGCTGTAGCGGGATAGCAAGATTTATTTTTTGGCACAGATGTTGGAATTGTTTGTTTAAACAGGTAATGATGCAGCCACCAGCTTATAATAGGTGGGAAGTGAGACGAATCGCGGAGAGGAGTTTAAGCATCAGAACTATTATTAAGTTGGTGTGCAACAACCTGTATTCATAACCAAAGATAAGTGCCATGAAAAAGATAATAACTTTAGCTGCTGTGTTACTGACGGTTGGTATCCTGGAGAGCAATGCACAGCTTCCACCACCACCAATGCCGCCACATCCACCGGTTCCAAGACATCTTCCGGCACCGCCATTACCGCCAAGGCCTCCATTACCTCCGCGTCCGCCACGCCCTCCGTTGCCGCCGCATTTCGTAAGGACATATCCAAGGCATTATCATTACCATCATCCGAGATATTATCATCATCCATATCATCATCACTATAATCATCATTATTACCGCCGGTAGCATTGTCCATTAGCAGGGCCAGCGCTGCATCGGAAAAAGGAAGCGCCGACATATGCCAGCATTCCACACAAATAATAAGAATACCAACCTGTCTTGAATTAAAAAACCAGAGAATCACATGAAAAAGTTAATGTTGCTGACGCTACTAATGGGCGGTACCGTTTTAAGTTCCTTCGCACAGAGAGGCTACGATCGTGGCTATGACCGTGGCCGCGGCCATGGATGGGGACACTACAAACACTGCGACGATGACCGCTGGGAGCGCAGACGCTGCGATGACCGCCGCTGGGATGATTGCCACAGACCCAGAAGAGTAGTGGTATACGAAGAAAGACCAGTCTACTACCGTCCTGCTTACGTACCTGTAGTGCCAGTGCCGGTACCGGTGCCTCCGGGACGTCCGAGAGCTGTATTCCACGCTGGAGTAACCATCTCAAACTGATTACTGTAAAAGAAATGAAATGCCTTCCGATAATTACCGGAAGGCATTTTTTATTCCTGCCGGCAATAGTTACTTTTGTACACTGGTTGCTGCTATTCAGCAGCCTGAATACTATTTAATCGGACTATGGCTTATAAAAATCTAAGACATTTTATAGATACGCTGGAACAGGCAGGAGAATTAGTAAGAATTAAGACTTATGTCAACCCGGAGCTGGAAATAGCAGAAATTACGGACAGGATCAGTAAATCTCCCGATGGAGGCAAAGCCCTGTTATTTGAGAATACCGGCTATGACTTTCCGGTACTGATCAACTCCATGGGTAGCTATAAGCGCATGTGCATGGCACTGGGCGTGCAGGAGCTGGACGATGTAGCCAATGAAATTGAAGCACTGTTTAAAATGCTTTCCAAACCCAAGGAAAGTATTCTTGATAAACTCTCTTTATTACCTAAGCTGGGGCAGTTTGCCTCCTGGATGCCTAAAGTAGTGAGTGGCAAGGGCGCCTGCCAGGAAGTGGTGATGACCAACCCTGACCTGGGCAAGCTCCCCGTACTGAAATGCTGGCCTAAAGATGGTGGCCCTTTCATTACGCTGCCCGTTATTCACACCAAAGACCCGCTGACCGGTAGCCGCAACGTAGGCATGTACCGTATGCAGATCTTCGAAAAAGATATGACCGGAATGCACTGGCATAAACATAAAGTTTCTGCCAAACATTTCATGGAATATAAAAAACTGAATAAACGTATGCCCGTTGCCGTTATCCTTGGCGGCGACCCGGCCTACACCTATTCCGCCACCGCTCCGCTCCCGGAAAATGTGGACGAATACATGCTGGCAGGATTCCTTCGTAAAAAGAAGGTGGAACTGGTAAAATGTATTTCTCAACCTGAAATAGAAGTACCTGCCGATGCAGATTTTGTGATCGAAGGATATGTAGACCCGAATGAAGATCTCATCTGGGAAGGGCCTTTCGGTGACCATACCGGCTACTATTCCCTGGCCGACTGGTACCCGAAATTCCATGTCACCGCCATTACTCATCGTAAAGATGCCGTGTATCCTTCTACCATCGTAGGTATTCCACCTCAGGAAGATGCCTGGATAGGCAAGGCTACGGAACGTATCTTCCTGGCGCCGATCAAAATGACCCTGGTGCCGGAGATCATCGACATGGAAATGCCGGTAGAAGGTGTTTTCCATAACCTGGTCATCTCACAAATCAAAAAAGATTACGCAGGACAGGCACAAAAGGTGATGAATGCCATGTGGGGCGCAGGTCAGATGATGTTTAACAAGATCCTGGTGGTGGCAGATGAAGGCGAAAAAATCACTGACTACCTGAAACTCACCCAGTATATCTTCCGTAACCTGAACCCGGCTACCGATATTTACCTGAGCCAGGGCCCGATGGACGTGCTGGACCACTCCTGCTCCAAAATGGGCTTCGGTGGTAAGATGTGTATCGATGGTACCCGTAAATATGAAGAAGAAACAGACGATACCTACCTGCAGGTACCGGCGCCTGCATCCCTGGATACTACGGCCATCATGCACCAGTTCCCGGAAATAAAAGCGATCAATACCAAACTGCTGGCACTGGATATTTCCTGCATTGTCGTAGGTATTGAGAAAACACGTCCTTTCCATGTGCGTGAGCTTACCGAGCAATTATATACCCTGCCTGCGTTTGCAGGTATCAAAATGGTATTGTTTGTAGAACATACCGTGGATGTAATGGACCTGCCTTCTGCATTATGGCGTTTCTGCAATAACCTGGACCCTAAGCGCGACAGCTTCATCATCAACAAGCCAGCTGCGCAGCCAGGCAAATATATTGGCGGCATAGGAATGGACGGTACCCTGAAAAACAAGGTGCTGGATGGTTTTGAGCGCGACTGGCCCAATATCATTGTGGCAGATGATGCTACCATTCAAAAAGTAGATGCGAAATGGAATGAACTCAACCTGGGGCCGTTCCTTGCGTCACCTTCACTGAAATACAAACATCAGATATATGGTGAAGAAGCTGTTGTGGAGCAGTAGTCTGCTCCTGATTATACTGGGCTGCTGCCTTCAGGCATCGGCCCAGGCAAATGCCGGCGATTTCGGTTACCTGAACAAACTGGAAGGTACCTGGACCATGCGCACCAAACACGGCGCCGTCATGGAAGCATGGGTGAAGCGCAACGATTCTACCTGGACAGGAAAAACCTGGCGGGTAGCGGCGGGCGACACCGCCTTGCAGCAATCCGTAGAGCTGGTACGACGTGGCGCCGACGTCTATTTCATTCCTTCGTATACCGGTCATGAAACGTTTGCACCTATAAGATTACGTGTGCGCGTGCTCAAGGCTATTGGTTTTGTGGCGGAAGACCTGAAGAATGATTTTCCACAGAAAGTTACTTACCGGTTTTCTTCGGAGAAGATGCTGGAAGCAAGGGTGCAGGGAACGAGAGACGGGACTGTGGAGGAATATATTTTTAAGTATAGTAAATGATTTGTACTATAGAAGCGTCATGGAAACTTTGAGCTTTCCGTTTTTTCGTCTCCCCTGAGGGGCGATAGCCGGAGCAATGGCACAATAGTTTTAAATTTGGTAAAACGCTTATTTTAAGTATTTTTTGAATACTTTCACGCCTGTTCAATATTAGACACAGAACCTACAATATTTTAACTTTTACAACAAAAAAAATTGCCAACATGGACACAATCGCAAATCGACAAATGGTGATAATTAATTCTTTCGAAGAATATAGCACGTATCTGGGGAAAGAATTAGGTGTTTCCGATTGGCATACAATTGACCAGGAACAGATTAATAAGTTTGCGGACGCAACACTGGATCACCAATGGATCCATACCGACGTAGAAAGAGCCAAAAGTGAAGGTCCATTCAAAGCAACCATCGCGCACGGTTATCTGACATTAGCATTGATCCCATATCTGTGGAAACAGATTGTAGATGTACGCAATATTAAAATGGAGATCAACTACGGTATAGAGAGTTTTAAATTTGGTCAGCCGGTTTTGGTAGACAGTGAAGTACAGCTGAAAGCTAAACTCAATACCATCACCAACTTAAGAGGAGTTACCAAAGTTATAATCGAAGCCACATTGATGATCAAAGGTGAAACGAAACCGGCATATACCGGTAGTGTTGTATTCCTGTACCATTTTATTTAATATCCCAATGTTGCAGATCAGACATTGGTAAATCAGATCAGGGACTTACAAAGAATAAGTTGAATTATACCAACAAAAAAGCCCTTCGCTTAGCGAAGGGCTTTTTTGTTGGTATGAAATAATTACTTGTGTATTTCTGAAGTGAAGTTGAACTGGATATCCGGGTTATTGGTTCTTTCGGTGTTGAGGTACCATTCGGATTGTGCCAGGTAAACCAGGTGTCCATCTTTATCTTCCACGATATTGGAAGATTTGAAGCGGATGAAATCTTCGATTTTATCTTTAGGACCGGTGATCCAGCAGGCTTTATAGAAAGGCAGTGTATTGAACTGACATGCAGCGCCATATTCCTGGAGGAGGCGGTACTGG
This window of the Chitinophaga sp. Cy-1792 genome carries:
- a CDS encoding DUF6089 family protein; this encodes MKIRKSTGILLLFLAIPFISLAQDWHVGAFLGISNYSGDLVQQKVDMRYTRPALGILLRKDFNRYFSLRGAITYGTATGADSTNASKALQARNLSFRSRIIEFALIGELNFLDIDEKGWTPYVFAGVAGFGFDPMAKDKSGNWVRLRRLGTEGQGLPQYPNRLPYDLFTWSFPFGAGFKVLLSDRWTLGLEVGFRPTATDYLDDVSKTYVDQNTLLAYRGQASVDMAYRGDEVTGKNVTPGTYPMDGTKRGSDKYKDWYGFSGFTITYRLGNNGNPWGKVKATRCPRW
- a CDS encoding family 20 glycosylhydrolase, which produces MKKLMTLLLLFACLAGMAQVKKSPTDTLPVRGFCIGAPATDRLDAFIKFIGEELAPRNINTLILRIDYNYQFKSHPELADNNALSQAQVKQLVAICKKHQIRLIPQINLLGHQSWAGHIGNLLRVYPEFDETPWVKMPADYKWPNPDGLYCKSYCPLHPGVHKIVFDLVDEICDAFETDAFHAGMDEVFYIGEAQCPRCGGRDKAELYAGEVWTLRNHLAAKGRQLWIWGDRLIDGKETGLGAWEASMNNTSRAVDLVPKDIMVCDWHYERPDKTPVYFAMKGIHVITCPWRMPDNALIQLQDMYDFRKSATKEMKPRFEGMMQTVWSDAGSFLDEFYGIARKDNNGAAATKPPTNNTASNCFRAVFPK
- a CDS encoding efflux RND transporter permease subunit, whose protein sequence is MNKFLKKVLAFSLVNKYFIFFAAGVMAIAGYLSFQKIGVDAFPDVTNTSVTIITQWQGRSAEEVEKFVTRPIEIAMNRAQKKTHIRSSSLFGLSVVKIIFDDDVDDTFARQQINNNITSANLPEGADPEIEPPYGPTGEIFRYTLESSKRPVSELKTLQDWTVERNLLSVSGVADIVSFGGEVKIYQVTINPDKAVQYDITAQEMFAALQKSNINVGGDVIVKNAQAYVVRGIGILNNEDEIRNIIVDHINGTPILVKDVADVSIAALPRLGQVGRDRDHDVVEGIVVMRKGENPANVIKELKVKIDELNTKILPEDVKIKTFYNREDLIEFSTHTVLHNMLEGIIFVTVIVFLFMADWRTTVIVSVVIPLALLFAFICLRMKGMSANLLSMGAIDFGIIIDGAVVMMEGIFVMLDHRAHKVGMERFNKLSKMGMIRKACMENGKGILFAKLIIITGLLPIFTFEKVEGKMFSPLAWTLGFALLGALILTFTLVPALASVLLRKNVKEKNNFFLSFVHRNTIGLFNTFFKRRHVVFPAALVILISGLYCFRFLGTEFLPQLNEGAIYIRATGPLSTSLDESVKLANEMRRKILQFPEVKQVMSQTGRPNDGTDATGFYNIEFHVDIYPQKEWASHLSKEQLIEKMQQRLGIFPGITLNFSQPIMDNVEEAVSGVKGSLVVKLFGDDFKIVEDKEEQIERILKTVHGIEDLGILRNLGQPELRINLNQQKMALYGVTTEDANSVIEMAIGGKAATRIYEGEKYFDLRIRYPESFREDETAIGNLTVPTLRGNKIPLKEIADIQHIVGPSMIYRDKHMRYGAIKFSVRDRDLGSTIAEAQQKVAAQISLPKGYTLEWAGDFENQERATKRLSQVVPISLLLIFLILFILFGKVKDSLLVLGNVPFAIIGGIFSLWMTGTNFSISAGIGFIALFGICVQNGVILLSKFKTNIRTLSDPTDQGLALAIHEGVEARIRPVVMTAMMAAIGLLPAATSMGIGSETARPLARVVIGGLITDTFFNLFIFPIIFYWSYRRMVTKKA
- a CDS encoding MaoC family dehydratase codes for the protein MDTIANRQMVIINSFEEYSTYLGKELGVSDWHTIDQEQINKFADATLDHQWIHTDVERAKSEGPFKATIAHGYLTLALIPYLWKQIVDVRNIKMEINYGIESFKFGQPVLVDSEVQLKAKLNTITNLRGVTKVIIEATLMIKGETKPAYTGSVVFLYHFI
- a CDS encoding AI-2E family transporter — protein: MNELKLPFYAKLALTLLSFFLIVTIARGGSEIIIPLLFAFLISIMLLPVAVFLERLRFPRGLAALISLLLFIIILASIITLLTRQMQSFITDLPTLESKLMTTIDSLQKWINNEFHINSTTQMSYLEKLAVSTLGTATSFISTTLLSVSSLFIFIVFVMLYTFFMLVYRRLLVRFLVSLFEEKHKETLMDVVNRTRLIIKSYVGGLMIEMVVVAIVNCSMFAILGVKYALLLGMMAAIFNLIPYFGIFMALLLCTVVTLATSTPISALQVAIGLFLVHLVDSNILFPSIVGSKVKINALVTIMGVLLGNMLWGVPGMFLAIPVIAMIKIICESIDALHPWAILLGTDEKKVKVVKAAPDQPTEK
- a CDS encoding AraC family transcriptional regulator, which codes for MSKSSSLNREQLENLALQGMCFADDNVGEPFGIKDVSERLGISYSYFYHNFVAVMGEPFWHYVKRHRLELAAGLLRHSGYNISEIAEMCGYATIAALSKAFKQHFSVSPMQFKKIAVLPNEKRTLDITETITHVTGNTPLSNFFTYDRCEKIVLPETILYYSLISRGSDPIGAMVARMTHFVSIFQKTRTLYDLQDSRIITGTLDSIPVTDYEKLSMYAGLAIPASALKAHTQLNTTFPGFLYKRIPGGAYLKLPVPMDFATAGLPMYEFITRCCMEGIFKMSGNHFFISLSTTNYCEIYIPLLRKHY
- a CDS encoding menaquinone biosynthesis decarboxylase yields the protein MAYKNLRHFIDTLEQAGELVRIKTYVNPELEIAEITDRISKSPDGGKALLFENTGYDFPVLINSMGSYKRMCMALGVQELDDVANEIEALFKMLSKPKESILDKLSLLPKLGQFASWMPKVVSGKGACQEVVMTNPDLGKLPVLKCWPKDGGPFITLPVIHTKDPLTGSRNVGMYRMQIFEKDMTGMHWHKHKVSAKHFMEYKKLNKRMPVAVILGGDPAYTYSATAPLPENVDEYMLAGFLRKKKVELVKCISQPEIEVPADADFVIEGYVDPNEDLIWEGPFGDHTGYYSLADWYPKFHVTAITHRKDAVYPSTIVGIPPQEDAWIGKATERIFLAPIKMTLVPEIIDMEMPVEGVFHNLVISQIKKDYAGQAQKVMNAMWGAGQMMFNKILVVADEGEKITDYLKLTQYIFRNLNPATDIYLSQGPMDVLDHSCSKMGFGGKMCIDGTRKYEEETDDTYLQVPAPASLDTTAIMHQFPEIKAINTKLLALDISCIVVGIEKTRPFHVRELTEQLYTLPAFAGIKMVLFVEHTVDVMDLPSALWRFCNNLDPKRDSFIINKPAAQPGKYIGGIGMDGTLKNKVLDGFERDWPNIIVADDATIQKVDAKWNELNLGPFLASPSLKYKHQIYGEEAVVEQ
- a CDS encoding DUF6265 family protein; translated protein: MVKKLLWSSSLLLIILGCCLQASAQANAGDFGYLNKLEGTWTMRTKHGAVMEAWVKRNDSTWTGKTWRVAAGDTALQQSVELVRRGADVYFIPSYTGHETFAPIRLRVRVLKAIGFVAEDLKNDFPQKVTYRFSSEKMLEARVQGTRDGTVEEYIFKYSK
- a CDS encoding DsrE family protein; the encoded protein is MQVVFQITSEELSAKKAMLGQINNLLDYCHTNDKRVVVEVAVHGKAYGLLLQQENPLLEPVNTLAARSVRWLICHNTMKSHHLKETDLPEYATIIPSAVAHLIERQLEGWAYIKC